In Juglans regia cultivar Chandler chromosome 13, Walnut 2.0, whole genome shotgun sequence, the DNA window CGCTGTCTCGATTATGAACTTCCCTTCCTTGGACTTTTGTTGCATCTCATAAGCACGTAAGTATTTCCAGCCTAGGATCTCCCCACAGTTGCAGCAATAGATGTCAGCAACACTGTATGCACCAGTTATGAGCTTCCTGTCCTCTTTTTGCCCAGCAATGATGTTCATTGCATGAGAAAACATATATGCTGGCCCAGATTTTCCCTGAACAATGTAATGGATGAAGAGATTGGGGACATGTCAATTAGAACATATAGATATAGACAAACATATCTATGaagaaaccaaaacacaaatttAGCATGTATATGGGTACCCAAAAACCTCAGCTTGAAGATAATAAATCAAATTGCAGAATAGCATGCAATCTCTTAGCCAATTTATGTACAAAGTAAGTCATATCTACAGAAGAGCATGTTTCTGGCAAAAAGTAGTAGTCCAAATAAATCTagctacaaaaataattaattgaatagATGCTGTGTAGTACTTAAAGAATATATAGAGTTGCCATAAATGATCACTGAAAGCTTTCTTGGAGAAAGCTGAACTTTTAGGCTATCAACTACTTGCTACTTTCCATGTATCCCTTATAAACTAAAGAACTATAAACGTTAAACTTTACAGCGTTTCAattacacacacaaacatatgTATGCGGAGTTTTAAGTTTCTCTTCACCCAAAAGTCTTTTGATAGTTGGTCCCTCTGCAGGGCAAGAGGATTGCGGCAATTTTTACAGATGTACAAAGGATCATCCCTGAATTCTGCCATTGAACTAAGAACTTAGGACCAGAGGAACagagtttaaaattaaaaaaaaaaaaatgaaaagaagagcCTTCAAATTACAGTATCAATCAAGGAAACTGAACTTTCTGTATAAGTTTTCGGAATACGAAATGGGATAAGACTATTGACTTTCCACAGATGAATGATAGCCTGTAACgttccaatggaaggcccaaaccacatggtctatgctttaaaaggactagtcaatgatacaattagagcctcattagaaccttataaagagtaagaacttctccttcccaagtaatgtgggatctcatacaccacctactcatatccatatcatatgggagtatcacaatctaccccccttaaattcccgacgtcctcgtcgggcctgtccattgtaggtggcacggctcaagtcccacatttctggttgggataggctttgataccatttgtaacgccccaatagaaagcccaaaccacatgacctatactccaaaatgactagtcaatgatacaattagagcctcattagaaccttataaagagtaagaacttctccttcccaaacaatatagaatctcatacaccacctactcataTCCATATTATATGGGAGTATCACATAGCCATTCTGCTCTTAAAGTGCTAAGCTGGAGGTACTACCGTGCAAAATGTGGACCACGACACAGTGCACAAAACGTGCACGGCAAGCTCACGGCACTACCGTGAGCTCCCAAGTCCCATGTCCCCGCCGATGGTGCCGCTTGGACCTCAGCGGCTTCTACCTACCCTGAGGTGGTCCCCGACCACCATGGCAGGCACGGGcaggggggagaaagagagggaaaggggaaggaggggaggggagaggcacgggagagggggagaaagaagaaggaaaaaaaaaaaaaaaaggtgagggGGAGACGGTAGTGTGCGACATTTGTGTGTGGAATCCGGATTTTTTGTGTCTATAGTTTTTTCCAAAAACGAATCTTCCAGGTGGGTTTTAGGTTATTTAGGCACCAAGAACAAACACTCAGTGATTAACAATCTATGATCTTTCAATTATAAACCTTTCTCCCTTGAACTTGCTCAATAAATTTGTGGTACTTCAAATCTAGCAGCTCACAACAATCGATACCTTCTTTCCTCTAAAGAAAGGTATCTTGGAGAATGAGCATTTTGCACCAATCTGGAGAAAATAAACAGTTTGACAATCAACTGCCGACCTTTTCCAACATAGTTATCAAGGATCAATTcacataaataaacaaaaaaataaaataaaattggagtcATTACAGAAGGTAATTACTATGTCTGTCACAAAGAAAAAGTTGAGGGATGTGAGTTTATACAATAAAAGCTTTAGAAAGAAGGTCACTGCGAAGTGCAATAGGATTTTTGCAATTCCTGCAGATGTACAAAGGCTGATTACCAGCAACCCCCGCCATTAAACTGAAAACTTAGGACCCAAGGAACATATAAGATCAAAACATATAGCAAGAGAGAACAAGGAGAAACTTTTCTAACCAcgaaagcttagaaaaaattatttgaatccaCAACCTGGGGTGATGGGtgatgtatgtgtgtgtatttataaGAAGGGAGTGATTAGAACTTAGAGGAACAACAAGAAGATAAGCCTTGAATAAAAACGAAGTTGCTAAGGATTAGGTTAATGGGGTCGCAATCAGcggtgaagaaaataaatgtatacAAAGTCAGAAGaatgggtgatgctacagccccggctgggggctcccgctggggtgtagtgatattttacatttgttttatttaagtaattttttatatagatcttttattattttaaaatattttaaaaaaataaaataaatttaaaacatcattcaaaaaatattttcttaatcagaaagtaaaaaaatatatattaaaaaatattttcttaatcataaagtaaaataaaaaattataaaaaatatttttaaaaaaataaaataaatttagaacatcattaaaaatacttccttaattagaaagtaaaaaaaaattcattaaaatatacttccttaatcacgaagtaaaataaaaaaatcaaaaatatttttttattttacttcgtgattaaggaagtattttttaataatattttgaatttttttattttttaaaaatattaaaaattattaaaaaaatctatataaaaaataatttaaaaaaaaaacacataaaaaatacactaatctcaAACGGGAGCTccaagcgggagctcccagcgggagatatagcatttccccATAAGAATAAACTCGTCAGATCAATTACATCTTTTctataataaaaatcatttttaaatctGACCAACTAATATTAAATTACATCGATTGTTAGAGTATTTTCCAAGACAAAATCtttcttctatgtttttttcttaCTGTTTGTGTTACAAGTCAACAAGACCCGCTTATTAAGAAGAAATACTCTACTCAACCTTTGGTTCTCTAACCGCACGGCACACTCCTGACATGGCCGAACCCAGTTCTCGCCAATGTCACGGTTCTTGCTCAATCCCGAGCTGCTTACCCTCAGAGTGACTTGACGCAATGCATctccctccctcttctccctcagaGTGACTCGACGCAACAATTTGAATCGTCTACGAGCCTCAGATCTCTCACTCTCGTTCTCCCTCAGACATATCGAACCTCATACTCTTCTCTCTCACGCCTTCTTTCTCACCCCGACGCCCTAACCCCAAAATCTCCCGAACCGTAGAAAATCCCCAAAATCCCGAACCTTAGAAAATCCCCAAAATCCCGAACCCTAGAAAATTTCAGCAGCAACATCTAACTCGAAgactttctctttctttaaccccttctctctccccccttcaGCCCCAAGCCGCTGAAGACCCATCTCCCTCACCCCCTTCAGTAGAAGAAATCTTCGTcgaaggtattttttttttccaattcattttaaatgtcTACCTTTGTGTCAATGCTGCGTCTGTCTCTCTTAGAGTTTCTACATTTTTTGTTAGGTACACGCGGACCGATTCAGCACAACCTTTTGAAAACCCATCTCCCTCAGCCTCTTAAGTTTGAAGAAATATCTGtgaaaggtaatttttttttgcaattcgTTTGAAATGTCTACCTTTGTTCTCTCAGAGttgctgcattttttttttagacataCTTTAATGGGACTCACTTCTCAGTCGCTTCAAATGTTAATGGCCATGTATCATTTATATGGTACAATGCACAAAAGCAAAAGCCGACTGAAAACCCTAGTATTTTTTGgactccaaataaaaaaccctTTAGAAATTAGGTTACATCCCTTGtaaattacattttgttttGGTAAAAGATCTCCGTTATGAACTATGTTAAatgttgaatgtaaaataatttccAAGTAAACAGTTAGCAATTTGCCAAAATAATTTATGCCAGAGAAGCTAATGTGCTCAATAGTGGCTTGGATAACTTGGCATCttagattttaaaacaacataaatCATGGCTGTCACAGAGAATTGATATTCTCCTTAGATGGAGCACTAATAATGATGTGCTCAGATTTTCGAAATGGTTCTGCCTAATAAATTGGCATCTTAGACACTTCTTCACATTTATAACAGCTGTTTGGATTTATATGCCTTGTCAACATCTCTTCAATACATGCTTGTACATGAGCAATGTTATAGTGCCctttttttcatatgtataatTCCATATaggtttttctttgttcttttgattcttCTTGATGCATGAACAACATAGTAGATTAAGAAAGTCACATTGATAAAAACCATTAAGACATGTCGATATTGCCTAAATACCTAATTTGTATGGGGGTACTTAATCTCAATTGTGTTGGCATTTGAAACTTCAAAGTAGATGAGGAACTTAAATATGTGACCTAAAATAGAGGTGAGTTGGTCATTGCTGggatttttaaattagaagCTTTATTAGAATAAGAAATTGACCATTTCATATAAACCTAAGcatttataaatatagtaatttgCGACCACATGAAGCATGTGATCGTTGATGAGCCTTATCTATGTTCAATAGCTTCTGTTATGATTAAGAACTTCGAAATGTTAGCATTGAGGGGAGATTTTTTGCCCATATGTGAAGGGGAGTGTTAGAATTAACTATTCTTATCCACTTAACTTTCAGAGTTAGTGACACTTAATCAATATGTTTTCATGGTCTATTTGGATATATTCAATCCTTCTTTTCAAATTGGAAACCAAATTGGttccaataataatattttcttgttattcCCTTTGGTGCACCATGTTTCCAATATGTTATCCTCACACTTTTGGACTCTACTTTGTGTGCTCCCTAGTCGAGGATGCTTAACCTCAGTTGTATTTTCTTAGAATTTCCCATTTATCTAATTTAGTTAGACTTAAGGGGTGTATAGGTACAAAACAATGTCAGAGGTTATCTGTTTATGTTGTGTAACATACCATGACCAAAATTAATTCCTGCTTCCATCATCTCTTCCAAATTGATTTTCCAATATTTTCTTGTCATTTCTCTCCCCAcacttcctctctttttttaaaaaataaaaaatgagacgAGGTACcctaaaatagaaataaataattgttcCGATGCAACTTTCTTTTCTACCTCTAACATATATTAGCCGTTGATACATGATTCAAGccattaatttatttctattctaTTTGTTATTATCTTCATTACtattaccaaataaaaaaaaaatgaccgaAAATAGTTGAGAATCTGCTCTTAGGAATCATTAAATCCTCGCAATGATTGTTTGGGTGTATCGTATAAATTCtttgaaatgaaaaactcaAATAATTCTCTATGGTAGACAGCCCATATATTTTCAATCTATTCAATATTCAATcaactccaaaataaataacgaAAGAATTGTTAAAGGAAACATGTGAAAGATACCACAGATAAAGATGCTCTCCAAGTATCCACATAAATTACTCTCGTCCCTATAGAACTAATGAATGgtaatttggtaaaaaaatcatttccggGTTTTATTTACTGTTTCAGTTTATGACCTATATAGTTTTTGAAGCATTTTTGTTACTCTAGTTGAGCCAGTTCATCTTGTTAGCATATTACTGTTTCAGTTTAATGCTATTCATCTTGTTAGCATATTAACATGCATCTTTACTGctttttttatagatttatacttgatttgaaaaaaataataatgtcaaACATTAGAAGCACCCAAATTTGTTGTTAGCATTCTCCTATTTTGTCTGCAAATTGTTATCATAATATATGATTGTGGTTTATATGATGTGGAATATTCTGCTCCTACCTTGTAATAATTCTGATAATGAAGCGTGTGAGTAATAACTCAGTGTTGCACTTAAAAGTAGTCATCTCTCTGTCATCACGTAGATCGACTATGGCATCGAGtcaatcatcatcatgtgtAGTATTATATCCAAAAATTCtgaacttctaaacaaaattcTAGAGATCTTTTCCATGCAGTATTACATCCAAAAATCCCAAACTTCGAGTTAATATCCAAGAAAACAATGATATATACACTCCAGTTCCTCTTCGCCCATCACGCAATTTATTCAATATCTATTgatgaaacaatattatatcAACATAAGAAATCCCACAACCTACATTCACAAGGTATAGAAGCTAAGGGCTGGAAAAAAAACCTGCATACGTCCATCGTTACTCTTTCTAGATCAACATAATGCTCATGATATTTTCTAGAATTATTTGGTTGCTAGGTAGTCACTTGAAATCACCGCAATTGAGTAGTTTTTTTCCcaacttattatttattgttgCCTTAATGTATTCCCAACGGGATAATTTTCGCCGGTATAGAGTTTCTCAgcattattttcattcattttattgCTTTGAATCCCCAACTTGAAACAAAGGGGTCTTAACTTCTagtataacattttattatttttctgataatgAGTTCATGCACGTATAATGCCAAGACAGCATTGCTAGTGTATGGTGTTAAGAAAGAACCAAAGAACCACAACTAGCAGCAGCAAAATCAGAGGAAAATACACAAATCATGCACTTCACAGTAAAATTGTAGCAACTACAAGAATTTATAAATGATTACACATAATACATGCATTCATTAGAATTACacacaatatataaattgattatcaattaaagagaaaataaagcatCAATCCACCAATACAAACAACCCCATTCAATATATGAATTGCTAGTGTATGTCACATGTTTGTCTTTGTTAGAGTTCCTATAATTCTCaattattaaagaattataaGAAGTTCCTATAATTCTTGGAAGCATCAGGACAGGACAGGACAGAGGACAGTGAAAAAATTAGAGACTTGAGATTGGCATTACCCAAATGAATCCTATGCTAAACTATTTGTCTAGACTGTCCCACATTTGTTAATAAACTAGTTTTCCGTTTACTTGCACAAAGGCAACAAACAACCCCATCCAACTAAACTAGTTTTCCGTTTACTTGAACAAAGGCAACAAACAACCCCATCCAACTAAACATTAGTGGACCAATTTGTTTCACACAAACTATTGTACAGCATATATAGCCTCATACTTAGCAATAAGGATGGCTTAATGGGACCAAATTGtttccaaaactttttttttttttcttataagtaaaaaattccAGAACTTCTAAagatagtttatttttactaGAGAAAATAAGGGCCAAATATTTTGCATTCACAACCAGTTGACCACTGCTTGCAAATCGATGGTGTCTCCATAAATATTTTCGGATGTTATCAACAACCCAAAAGCTCCACAAAACACAGATCAAACAACATCAAATCGGCTCATTTCAGAtgttatcaacaaaaaaaaacatacaacatCAACAACCCACAAAACACAGATTAAACAAATAGGAATGGATCTCCAAGACGATCGGAGATGCAacataaagagaaaaataaaaattcattttcttaatttcttaccCTTGCAAGACGACCTACGGTGGCTCTCGGCAGCAGCAAACCAGTGGAGGACTGAAGCGTGCGGAAATGGTGAAGTTGAACAAGCCGTACAGAAATTCAAAACCCAGTGGAGAGTATTTTTTTGTCACTCGGTGCCGCCGTGATGGAGCCACGCACTTCCTAAGTGATGGAGACGCATGGGGCTGGTAGAGGTTCAGGCCGGCGGCGACACGAGCTGGGGGAGTGGATGAGAGAACGCGGGGGAATGAGGGGGAATGATTTCTGAGTGACAAAACGCTGGGGGGGGGGaaattgaaataaaactaagaaaGACGACGCAcgttttcatttaaaaaaaaaaaatacacgtcGAATGGAGTGCGAATGATGGATGAACAGTGGGCAGTTGTATAGATGAACTCTATTAAGAAATAGTAGATTCAAAGAAATGCTCTCTTCCTAAGTTCGCTTGCTGGTGAAGGCATTTGTTcgggtcatatatatatatatatatatatatatatatatattagatgaaagcaacgtgcaatgcacgtttactcaatttatgtttaatttttttgttaaaaaatattttttttattaataaggacatAATGTTTtaggttaattaaataacgatgtaatgtttatataatttataaataattacacgctgcgatatattataaaaaaagagcaTTAATAGAAGCTTTAACATGATCCtataaataaacatcacaaGCAAAATAGATCATTGCATACCAAAATATCTATCTCTACAGCATTTCTGGAATATGCaaggaaaaaacagaaagaaaaggtGTTGCAGCCAGTAAGACCAAATGtgcattattttgaaattaaacttGGGAGGGAAAACATTTTTGTACTTTCTCTAAACAAAATTGTAATATTGTTTTCAAGTAACAAATAATTAGAGCATAAATTATTTGTGGAAACATAAAAGGAttcatattttgaactaatgtttttattggatttgtatTAATCTTATCGCAGACAATTTTGTTAAAACATTACGCTCAAATATTtgctagaagaaaataaattttttttgttaagaactaattttttattaataaggacgtaatgtttttggttaatataataacgatgtaatgttcatgtaatttataaataattatacactttgatatattataaaagaagagcA includes these proteins:
- the LOC108989577 gene encoding protein yippee-like At4g27740 isoform X3, yielding MAEFRDDPLYICKNCRNPLALQRDQLSKDFWGKSGPAYMFSHAMNIIAGQKEDRKLITGAYSVADIYCCNCGEILGWKYLRAYEMQQKSKEGKFIIETAKIAKEY
- the LOC108989577 gene encoding protein yippee-like At4g27740 isoform X1 translates to MAGVAGNQPLYICRNCKNPIALRSDLLSKAFIIGAKCSFSKIPFFRGKKGKSGPAYMFSHAMNIIAGQKEDRKLITGAYSVADIYCCNCGEILGWKYLRAYEMQQKSKEGKFIIETAKIAKEY
- the LOC108989577 gene encoding protein yippee-like At4g27740 isoform X2; amino-acid sequence: MAGVAGNQPLYICRNCKNPIALRSDLLSKAFIGKSGPAYMFSHAMNIIAGQKEDRKLITGAYSVADIYCCNCGEILGWKYLRAYEMQQKSKEGKFIIETAKIAKEY